A single region of the Brachypodium distachyon strain Bd21 chromosome 3, Brachypodium_distachyon_v3.0, whole genome shotgun sequence genome encodes:
- the LOC100821820 gene encoding uncharacterized protein LOC100821820, with product MAMEYNERRGGCFSCCFGGGEAGEGGAGERASRALRASSRWMRDRAGELPELVARVRRPRRKQQLAGEFRYDPISYALNFEEDGEEEEPFKYRAFSSRLPASPSPMPLRDAAAALGRGS from the coding sequence ATGGCGATGGAGTACAACGAGCGCCGTGGCGGCTGCTTCTCGTGCTGCttcggcggcggggaagcgggggaaggcggcgcgggcgagagGGCTTCCAGGGCGCTGCGGGCGTCGTCGCGGTGGATGCGGGACCGCGCGGGGGAGCTGCCGGAGCTCGTGGCGCGCGTCAGGCGGCCGCGGAGGAAGCAGCAGCTGGCGGGGGAGTTCCGGTACGACCCCATCAGCTACGCGCTCAACTtcgaggaggacggcgaggaggaggagcccttCAAGTACCGGGCCTTCTCGTCCCGGCTGCCGGCGTCCCCGTCGCCGATGCCGCTGcgagatgcggcggcggcactcGGCCGGGGCTCTTGA
- the LOC100846934 gene encoding large proline-rich protein bag6 isoform X2 gives MDCDSSNVQMSHCAEDSETTIEINIKTLDSQTYNLRVNKCVPVPLLKEKIATVTGILSEQQRLICRGRVLKDDELLSAYHVEDGHTLHLVVRQPGQPATSGNAGNEAPSANSAHHHGPTVARSIVLEAVNLDQGGEFSSLAQILQSLFSAASGGPAPSDTRPSEPTQPSFPNGARVELDQQQASLLFPEATPGSSEPNVIPDSLTTISQYIEFMRDSFRREGFNENGQPIGNIDHRNTQSAHVGGTQNQESQPDSSSAQHGLPTASLLAETMYSTRQLLVDLAGPLLSQLSAQLGDLVNVSDSATRRNLQHGAMRHGVLLQNLGSLLLELGRTTMMLRINPAPSEAVVNSGPAVFISPSGPNPLMVPPVPFFPGARSVQMGPIFSSLSSQGSVLHPREADIHARTSNPVFPVDVNVSNSSQASPGQQNGQSPLLSHLMDNFQWIGSASSVGNSRANVTSQHVPMSSAEQVDVTNRGAPEVPGVSNEGIRFANFLQQIMPFISQVENQPQSTPGDGSSIPSQVASGSSNSARDEPSDSRRNSHDHNRDPVDGPNSKRQRTSD, from the exons ATGGATTGCGATTCTTCAAATGTACAAATGTCACATTGTGCTGAGGATTCTGAGACTACAATAGAGATCAACATTAAAACCTTGGATTCTCAAACATACAATTTGCGTGTGAACAAATGT GTGCCAGTTCCTTTGCTAAAGGAAAAAATCGCTACCGTAACTGGAATATTGTCTGAACAACAACGCTTGATTTGTCGTGGGAGAGTCCTAAAGGATGATGAACTTCTGTCTGCATATC ATGTTGAAGATGGTCATACGTTGCATCTTGTTGTTAGACAACCAGGCCAGCCAGCAACATCAGGAAACGCTGGAAATGAAG CTCCTTCAGCAAATTCTGCTCACCATCATGGCCCCACAGTTGCTCGCAGTATTGTACTTGAGGCTGTTAATTTGGATCAGGGGGGTGAATTCTCTAGCCTTGCTCAG ATTCTCCAAAGCCTGTTTAGCGCAGCTTCG GGTGGACCAGCACCTTCTGATACCAGACCTTCAGAACCTACACAACCATCATTCCCAAATGGTGCCAGGGTTGAACTTGACCAACAGCAGGCTTCTCTACTTTTCCCTGAAGCGACACCTGGGTCATCAGAACCAAAT GTTATCCCTGATTCCTTGACCACTATTTCTCAGTACATTGAGTTCATGAGGGATTCATTTAGGAGGGAAGGCTTCAACGAAAATG GACAACCCATAGGTAACATTGACCACAGAAACACACAAAGTGCTCATGTTGGTGGTACTCAAAATCAGGAAAGCCAGCCTGATTCATCTTCTGCACAGCATGGACTTCCTACTGCATCATTGCTAGCTGAAACAATGTACTCGACCAGACAACTTCTTGTTGATCTTGCTGGACCATTGCTATCT CAACTATCTGCGCAATTGGGCGATCTTGTGAATGTAAGTGACTCTGCAACGCGGAGGAACCTTCAACATGGCGCAATGAGACACGGTGTTCTCCTCCAGAACCTTGGTTCATTACTTCTAGAACTTGGCCGCACAACAATGATGCTTCGCATCAACCCTGCACCT TCAGAAGCGGTTGTAAATTCTGGACCAGCTGTTTTTATATCTCCATCTGGGCCAAATCCTCTTATGGTTCCG CCTGTTCCCTTTTTTCCAGGAGCAAGATCTGTCCAAATGGGTCCGATATTTTCTAGTCTTAGTTCGCAAGGCTCCGTTCTACACCCAAGAGAGGCTGATATCCATGCCCGTACAA GTAATCCAGTATTTCCTGTCGATGTCAATGTGAGCAACAGCTCTCAGGCCTCCCCTGGGCAGCAGAATGGCCAGTCTCCTTTATTATCTCATTTGATGGACAATTTCCAGTGGATTGGATCAGCATCTTCTGTAGGAAATTCCCGCGCAAATGTCACGAGTCAGCATGTCCCAATGTCTTCTGCTGAGCAGGTAGATGTTACAAACCGTGGAGCACCTGAAGTGCCAGGGGTTAGCAATGAGGGGATACGCTTTGCTAATTTTCTCCAACAAATCATGCCATTTATCTCCCAAGTCGAAAACCAGCCTCAAAGCACCCCAGGAGATGGTAGCAGTATTCCTTCACAG GTTGCGTCTGGGAGCTCAAACAGTGCAAGGGATGAGCCAAGTGATTCTAGGAGGAATTCACATGATCATAACCGCGACCCAGTTGATGGCCCCAATTCTAAAAGGCAAAG AACGAGTGACTGA
- the LOC100846934 gene encoding large proline-rich protein BAG6 isoform X1 yields MDCDSSNVQMSHCAEDSETTIEINIKTLDSQTYNLRVNKCVPVPLLKEKIATVTGILSEQQRLICRGRVLKDDELLSAYHVEDGHTLHLVVRQPGQPATSGNAGNEAPSANSAHHHGPTVARSIVLEAVNLDQGGEFSSLAQILQSLFSAASGGPAPSDTRPSEPTQPSFPNGARVELDQQQASLLFPEATPGSSEPNVIPDSLTTISQYIEFMRDSFRREGFNENGQPIGNIDHRNTQSAHVGGTQNQESQPDSSSAQHGLPTASLLAETMYSTRQLLVDLAGPLLSQLSAQLGDLVNVSDSATRRNLQHGAMRHGVLLQNLGSLLLELGRTTMMLRINPAPSEAVVNSGPAVFISPSGPNPLMVPPVPFFPGARSVQMGPIFSSLSSQGSVLHPREADIHARTSGSVPVASTNPSEPVGAQQAQERTDRTGNASHTNVREASARVTGGAPFAVGSGVRLLPLRTVVAVPAGIRRPPSGSSSGGVGVIYPMVTRIQQRVNTSGSDARNGQTPNEPGRSDTHATVQPNPQPSQAHETGNPVFPVDVNVSNSSQASPGQQNGQSPLLSHLMDNFQWIGSASSVGNSRANVTSQHVPMSSAEQVDVTNRGAPEVPGVSNEGIRFANFLQQIMPFISQVENQPQSTPGDGSSIPSQVASGSSNSARDEPSDSRRNSHDHNRDPVDGPNSKRQRTSD; encoded by the exons ATGGATTGCGATTCTTCAAATGTACAAATGTCACATTGTGCTGAGGATTCTGAGACTACAATAGAGATCAACATTAAAACCTTGGATTCTCAAACATACAATTTGCGTGTGAACAAATGT GTGCCAGTTCCTTTGCTAAAGGAAAAAATCGCTACCGTAACTGGAATATTGTCTGAACAACAACGCTTGATTTGTCGTGGGAGAGTCCTAAAGGATGATGAACTTCTGTCTGCATATC ATGTTGAAGATGGTCATACGTTGCATCTTGTTGTTAGACAACCAGGCCAGCCAGCAACATCAGGAAACGCTGGAAATGAAG CTCCTTCAGCAAATTCTGCTCACCATCATGGCCCCACAGTTGCTCGCAGTATTGTACTTGAGGCTGTTAATTTGGATCAGGGGGGTGAATTCTCTAGCCTTGCTCAG ATTCTCCAAAGCCTGTTTAGCGCAGCTTCG GGTGGACCAGCACCTTCTGATACCAGACCTTCAGAACCTACACAACCATCATTCCCAAATGGTGCCAGGGTTGAACTTGACCAACAGCAGGCTTCTCTACTTTTCCCTGAAGCGACACCTGGGTCATCAGAACCAAAT GTTATCCCTGATTCCTTGACCACTATTTCTCAGTACATTGAGTTCATGAGGGATTCATTTAGGAGGGAAGGCTTCAACGAAAATG GACAACCCATAGGTAACATTGACCACAGAAACACACAAAGTGCTCATGTTGGTGGTACTCAAAATCAGGAAAGCCAGCCTGATTCATCTTCTGCACAGCATGGACTTCCTACTGCATCATTGCTAGCTGAAACAATGTACTCGACCAGACAACTTCTTGTTGATCTTGCTGGACCATTGCTATCT CAACTATCTGCGCAATTGGGCGATCTTGTGAATGTAAGTGACTCTGCAACGCGGAGGAACCTTCAACATGGCGCAATGAGACACGGTGTTCTCCTCCAGAACCTTGGTTCATTACTTCTAGAACTTGGCCGCACAACAATGATGCTTCGCATCAACCCTGCACCT TCAGAAGCGGTTGTAAATTCTGGACCAGCTGTTTTTATATCTCCATCTGGGCCAAATCCTCTTATGGTTCCG CCTGTTCCCTTTTTTCCAGGAGCAAGATCTGTCCAAATGGGTCCGATATTTTCTAGTCTTAGTTCGCAAGGCTCCGTTCTACACCCAAGAGAGGCTGATATCCATGCCCGTACAA GTGGTTCTGTGCCTGTAGCCAGTACTAACCCAAGTGAACCGGTTGGGGCAcagcaagcacaagaacgTACAGATAGAACTGGAAATGCTTCTCATACAAACGTTAGAGAAGCATCTGCGCGAGTTACAGGTGGTGCTCCTTTTGCTGTTGGGTCTGGAGTTAGACTGTTACCACTTAGAACAGTTGTCGCTGTGCCTGCTGGCATCAGGCGCCCTCCATCAGGTTCTTCTAGTGGAGGAGTTGGTGTTATTTATCCAATGGTCACCAGAATTCAACAAAGAGTAAATACTAGTGGTAGTGATGCACGAAATGGTCAAACTCCAAATGAACCTGGTCGTAGTGACACCCATGCCACTGTGCAGCCGAATCCTCAGCCATCTCAAGCTCACGAAACAG GTAATCCAGTATTTCCTGTCGATGTCAATGTGAGCAACAGCTCTCAGGCCTCCCCTGGGCAGCAGAATGGCCAGTCTCCTTTATTATCTCATTTGATGGACAATTTCCAGTGGATTGGATCAGCATCTTCTGTAGGAAATTCCCGCGCAAATGTCACGAGTCAGCATGTCCCAATGTCTTCTGCTGAGCAGGTAGATGTTACAAACCGTGGAGCACCTGAAGTGCCAGGGGTTAGCAATGAGGGGATACGCTTTGCTAATTTTCTCCAACAAATCATGCCATTTATCTCCCAAGTCGAAAACCAGCCTCAAAGCACCCCAGGAGATGGTAGCAGTATTCCTTCACAG GTTGCGTCTGGGAGCTCAAACAGTGCAAGGGATGAGCCAAGTGATTCTAGGAGGAATTCACATGATCATAACCGCGACCCAGTTGATGGCCCCAATTCTAAAAGGCAAAG AACGAGTGACTGA
- the LOC100821121 gene encoding threonine--tRNA ligase, mitochondrial 1 gives MLVCLRRGLSLLRQHPPRSLPPLLPRPARLLSLSPLRLSTAAMAGDKSAAGKDAKGKASAPPPTVVPDGAYLEAVTQKRIRLFEEIQSRQALERLNIGGEPIKIILPDGAVKEGKKWISTPMDIAKGISSGLAASCLIAQVNGILWDMERPLEGDCDLKLFKFDSNEGRDTFWHSSAHILGESLERAYGCKLCIGPCTTRGEGFYYDAHYNDVTLNDTHFGLVEKQAQKAVAEKQPFERIEVSRAEALEIFAENQFKVEIINELPEDKTITVYRCGPLVDLCRGPHIPNTSFVKAFACLKASASYWRGKADRESLQRVYGISFPDSKRLKEYQHMIEEAKKRDHRLLGQSQELFFFHPLSPGSCFFLPHGAIIYNKLMDFLRGQYRERGYQEVLSPNIYNMQLWETSGHAANYKENMFVFEIEKQEFGLKPMNCPGHCLMFDHKVRSYRELPLRMADFGVLHRNELSGALTGLTRVRRFQQDDAHIFCTESQIKAEVRGCLDFIDYVYGIFGFKYELELSTRPEKYLGDIETWNKAEQQLTEALDEFGKPWKINEGDGAFYGPKIDIGVFDALKRKFQCATLQLDFQLPLRFKLSYSAEDEAKLERPVMIHRAILGSVERMFAILLEHYNGKWPLWLSPRQAIVCCVSSNSLEYAKEVHAKIHAAGFHVDIDMTDRTIQKKVREAQLAQFNYILVVGAKEAETGKVVLRVRDKAELSTESIADVITRFSDEIASFQ, from the exons aTGCTTGTGTGCCTCCGGCGAGGCCTCTCGCTCCTCCGGCAGCACCCGCCCCGCTCCCTACCCCCGCTCCTGCCTCGCCCCGCTCGCCTCCTGTCCCTCTCCCCTCTCCGCCTTTCCACCGCGGCGATGGCAGGAGATAAGTCCGCCGCCGGGAAAGATGCGAAGGGGAAGGCGTCGGCTCCGCCCCCGACCGTCGTGCCCGACGGGGCATACCTGGAGGCGGTGACGCAGAAGAGGATCCGCCTCTTCGAGGAGATTCAGTCCAGGCAGGCCCTCGAGCGCCTCAACATCGGCGGCGAGCCCATCAA GATAATTCTGCCCGACGGCGCAGTTAAGGAAGGCAAAAAGTGGATATCAACCCCAATGGACATTGCTAAGGGGATATCAAGTGGGTTAGCAGCTAGCTGTTTGATAGCTCAAGTGAATGGAATACTCTGGGATATGGAGAGGCCATTGGAAGGTGACTGTGACTTGAAGTTGTTTAAGTTTGATAGCAATGAAGGGCGTGACACATTCTGGCACTCGAGTGCTCATATTCTTGGAGAA TCTCTAGAGAGGGCGTACGGCTGCAAGCTGTGCATTGGGCCTTGTACTACGAGAGGGGAG GGTTTCTACTATGATGCTCACTACAATGACGTGACACTGAATGATACACATTTTGGTCTCGTTGAGAAACAAGCTCAAAAGGCTGTTGCG GAAAAGCAACCATTTGAACGCATTGAAGTCTCCAGGGCTGAAGCTCTTGAAATTTTTGCCGAAAATCAATTTAAG GTTGAAATCATTAATGAATTGCCCGAGGACAAGACCATTACAGTGTACAGATGTGGTCCTTTAGTCGACCTTTGCCGTGGCCCCCACATACCAAATACTTCTTTTGTTAAAGCGTTTGCTTGCCTCAAG GCTTCAGCATCATATTGGAGGGGGAAAGCAGACCGTGAGAGCCTACAGAGAGTATATGGAATTTCTTTCCCTGATTCTAAACGTCTCAAG GAATATCAACATATGATAGAGGAAGCTAAGAAGCGTGATCATAGGTTATTAGGGCAGTCTCAGGaactcttctttttccatCCACTTAG CCCAGGAAGCTGCTTCTTCCTTCCACATGGTGCTATAATATATAACAAATTGATGGATTTTTTGCGAGGGCAGTATAGAGAGAGAGGCTACCAAGAG GTCTTGAGTCCAAACATTTACAATATGCAACTTTGGGAAACCTCTGGACATGCTGCAAACTACAAGGAGAACATGTTTGTTTTTGAG ATTGAGAAACAAGAATTTGGCCTTAAGCCAATGAATTGTCCTGGTCATTGCCTAATGTTTGACCACAAGGTCCGTTCATATAGAG AGTTACCTCTCCGCATGGCTGATTTTGGAGTTCTGCACAGAAACGAGCTTAGTGGTGCACTTACAGGTTTGACACGTGTCAGAAGATTCCAGCAG GATGATGCCCATATATTTTGCACAGAGAGCCAA ATCAAGGCTGAAGTTAGGGGTTGTTTGGATTTCATCGATTACGTTTACGGAATATTTGGGTTTAAGTATGAATTGGAGTTATCAACG aGACCAGAGAAATACTTAGGTGACATCGAGACCTGGAACAAAGCAGAGCAACAACTGACAGAAGCCCTGGATGAGTTTGGGAAACCATGGAAG ATCAATGAAGGGGATGGTGCTTTCTATGGTCCAAAAATAGATATTGGTGTGTTTGATGCCCTCAAGAGGAAATTTCAATGTGCAACCCTACAG CTCGATTTTCAGCTGCCCCTTCGCTTCAAGTTGAGTTACTCGGCAGAGGATGAAGCCAAGCTTGAGAGGCCTGTGATGATACACAGGGCAATACTGGGATCAGTTGAAAGGATGTTTGCCATTCTTTTGGAGCACTACAATGGAAAATGGCCATTGTGGTTAAGCCCTCGCCAAGCCATTGTTTGCTGTGTGTCTTCCAATTCCTTAGAATATGCAAAAGAG GTTCATGCTAAGATACATGCAGCTGGTTTTCATGTTGACATCGATATGACTGATAGAACAATTCAAAAGAAG GTACGAGAGGCTCAATTAGCCCAATTCAACTACATTCTTGTCGTAGGTGCAAAAGAGGCTGAGACTGGAAAG GTCGTCCTTAGGGTACGAGACAAGGCAGAACTATCCACAGAAAGCATTGCTGACGTCATCACACGTTTTAGTGATGAAATAGCTTCTTTCCAGTGA
- the LOC100821419 gene encoding putative disease resistance protein RGA3: MAADLARHLDELEYYGIREKIKRKNFKSSNPLVSKVKSFTEVGQSKPRINRSDIPHIRDTVENLHKICDDVHNALLLEKLDGINRATRKTSTDTREAVESFTETKVFSREEKDGILKLISSSASSGQELLVVPIVGDGGVGKTTLARLVYHDPDVKAKFNIRIWVYVSASFDEVKLTQSILEQIPECEHTNTQNLTVLQRGIKEHLTKRFLLVLDDMWEESEGRWDKLLAPLRCTEVKGNVILVTTRKLSVASITSKMEEHINLDGMKDDIFWCFFKRCIFGDENYQGQKKLQKIGKQIATKLKGNPLAAKSVSTLLRRNLHEVHWRKILDSDEWKLQNGTDGIIPALMLSYNHLSYHLQLLFSHCALFPKGYKFDKEQLIRVWIALGFLIDERRKLEDAGSDSFDDLVDRSFLQKDGQYFVVHDLIHDVAREVSLCECLTIDGSDHRKVFPSIRHLGIWTELVYKEISIERSETFEEKLEEIQNSGILRSLESLMLVGVYDENFSAKFVKTLQQSRYVRVLQLSAMPFNADVLLSSVKKFIHLRYLELRSTSDMRNPLPEAICKLYHLQVLDIIHWSGLDDLPKGMSNLVNLRYLLVPESGSLHSKISRVGELKFLQELNEFRVQRDSGFAISQLEYLNEIRGSLIILDLENATKKEEANRARIKDKKHLRTLSLSWGSASGNPSVQREVIEGLKPHDYLAHLHVINYAGATPSWLGENFSLGNLESLHLQDCSALKVLPPFEELPFLKKLHLTGLSSLKEFNVDFNRGGVSTGSQSCEEDELELSEVEIAKCSALTRIRLHSCKALTKLSVTDCGALSCLEGLPPPDQLKHCVVKGCPQLPANNISS; the protein is encoded by the exons ATGGCGGCCGACCTGGCCAGGCACCTCGACGAGCTCGAGTACTACGGCATCAGGGAAAAG ATAAAAAGGAAGAACTTCAAGAGCAGCAACCCGTTGGTATCCAAAGTGAAATCTTTTACTGAAGTTGGACAATCAAAGCCAAGAATCAATAGATCTGACATACCACACATAAGAGATACCGTGGAAAATCTGCATAAGATTTGTGATGATGTTCACAATGCCCTTTTGTTAGAGAAACTAGATGGAATTAATCGGGCAACTCGAAAAACAAGCACAGACACACGTGAGGCAGTGGAGAGTTTCACTGAAACTAAGGTGTTCTCAAGGGAAGAGAAGGATGGTATTCTCAAACTAATTAGTAGCAGTGCATCAAGCGGTCAAGAACTTTTAGTTGTTCCAATAGTTGGTGATGGAGGTGTTGGGAAGACAACACTCGCTCGACTAGTTTACCATGACCCAGATGTAAAAGCTAAGTTCAACATCAGGATTTGGGTCTATGTATCTGCGAGCTTTGACGAAGTGAAGCTTACGCAAAGTATTCTGGAACAAATACCTGAATGCGAGCATACAAATACTCAAAACCTCACTGTGCTTCAGCGTGGTATCAAGGAACACTTAACCAAAAGATTTTTACTTGTATTGGATGATATGTGGGAGGAGAGTGAGGGTCGTTGGGACAAGCTGTTGGCACCACTTAGATGTACAGAAGTTAAAGGTAATGTGATTCTGGTAACAACCCGAAAGTTGTCTGTTGCCAGCATAACAAGCAAAATGGAGGAGCACATCAACTTGGATGGTATGAAGGATGATATATTTTGGTGCTTCTTTAAAAGATGCATATTTGGTGATGAGAATTATCAAGGTCAGAAGAAGCTTCAAAAAATTGGAAAGCAAATAGCCACCAAGCTGAAAGGAAATCCATTAGCAGCTAAAAGTGTCAGCACGCTTTTGAGAAGAAATCTTCATGAGGTTCACTGGAGAAAAATTTTGGACAGTGATGAATGGAAGTTACAAAATGGTACAGATGGTATCATACCAGCACTAATGCTCAGTTACAATCACTTGTCCTACCACCTTCAGCTCCTCTTTTCCCATTGTGCTCTGTTTCCAAAAGGTTACAAATTCGATAAGGAACAGCTGATACGTGTATGGATCGCTCTTGGCTTTCTCATTGACGAGAGAAGAAAATTGGAAGATGCAGGAAGTGACAGTTTTGATGATTTGGTAGACCGGAGCTTCTTACAGAAAGATGGGCAGTACTTTGTTGTGCATGATTTAATACATGATGTAGCACGAGAAGTCTCACTATGTGAGTGCCTTACCATTGATGGCTCAGACCATCGGAAAGTTTTCCCATCCATTCGTCATCTTGGCATCTGGACGGAGTTGGTTTATAAGGAAATAAGCATAGAACGTAGTGAgacttttgaagaaaagcTAGAAGAAATTCAGAATAGTGGTATTCTGAGAAGCTTGGAGAGTTTAATGCTTGTAGGTGTATATGATGAGAACTTCTCTGCAAAGTTTGTGAAGACTCTTCAGCAATCACGTTATGTCCGGGTACTTCAGTTATCTGCAATGCCCTTCAATGCTGACGTGTTGCTATCCAGTGTTAAAAAGTTCATCCATCTTCGCTATTTAGAACTGAGGTCTACCTCTGATATGCGCAACCCTTTGCCTGAGGCCATCTGTAAGCTCTACCACCTACAGGTACTGGACATCATACATTGGAGCGGCCTAGATGATTTGCCAAAGGGTATGAGTAATCTTGTCAACCTCCGCTATTTACTTGTTCCGGAGTCAGGGTCATTGCACTCGAAGATATCAAGAGTTGGAGAACTTAAGTTTCTACAAGAGCTGAATGAGTTCCGGGTGCAGCGAGACAGTGGCTTTGCCATCTCGCAGCTGGAGTACTTAAACGAGATCAGGGGATCGCTTATTATCCTTGATCTTGAGAATGCCACAAAGAAGGAAGAGGCTAATCGTGCAAGGATTAAAGATAAAAAACATCTGAGGACACTTTCACTCTCATGGGGTAGTGCAAGTGGGAATCCTTCTGTTCAGAGAGAAGTAATCGAGGGTCTTAAACCACATGATTACCTCGCACATCTCCATGTCATAAACTATGCTGGTGCTACTCCATCATGGCTGGGAGAAAATTTCTCACTCGGCAATCTAGAAAGCCTCCATCTCCAGGACTGTTCAGCACTGAAGGTTCTTCCACCGTTTGAAGAGTTGCCATTCCTGAAGAAACTACACTTGACTGGTTTGTCATCTCTGAAAGAATTTAATGTTGATTTCAATCGTGGTGGGGTGAGTACAGGCTCCCAGTCATGTGAGGAGGATGAGTTGGAGTTAAGTGAAGTTGAGATAGCGAAGTGTTCAGCTTTAACACGCATAAGGCTTCATTCCTGCAAGGCATTGACCAAGTTAAGTGTGACAGATTGTGGAGCACTATCTTGTCTAGAAGGTTTGCCACCCCCTGATCAACTGAAACACTGTGTTGTCAAAGGATGCCCTCAACTTCCAGCTAATAACATCTCGAGCTGA